The following proteins are co-located in the Siansivirga zeaxanthinifaciens CC-SAMT-1 genome:
- a CDS encoding RluA family pseudouridine synthase translates to MENYTPDNFDEESDLYEHFAFTVDKGQNPLRIDKYLMNFVENATRNKIQAAAKNGSIFVNNTPVKSNYKVKPYDKIRVLFTHPPHENLLVGENIPLDVVYEDNDLLVVNKPAGMVVHPGHGNYSGTLINALIYRFDNLPNNSSERPGLVHRIDKDTSGLLVVAKTEQAMTHLSLQFAEKTSEREYVAIVWGNIEEDEGTVEGNIGRHPKNRLQNTVFLGDEADKGKPAITHYKVLERLGYVTLVSCKLETGRTHQIRVHMKHIGHTLFNDERYGGEKVLKGTTFTKYKQFVENCFKILPRQALHAKTLGFEHPRTGEFLKFEAPIPDDIQQCIEKWRNYAKHQELED, encoded by the coding sequence ATGGAAAACTACACACCAGATAATTTCGACGAAGAAAGCGACCTGTACGAGCATTTTGCTTTTACAGTCGATAAGGGGCAAAACCCACTTCGAATCGATAAATACTTAATGAATTTCGTTGAAAATGCTACCAGAAATAAAATTCAGGCAGCAGCCAAAAACGGAAGTATTTTTGTAAATAACACCCCCGTAAAATCTAATTACAAGGTTAAGCCCTACGATAAAATACGCGTGTTATTTACTCATCCGCCACACGAAAATTTGTTGGTTGGCGAAAATATTCCTTTAGATGTTGTTTACGAAGACAACGATTTGTTGGTTGTAAATAAACCAGCAGGCATGGTTGTGCATCCAGGACACGGCAACTACTCGGGCACTTTAATAAATGCTTTAATTTACAGATTTGATAATTTACCAAATAACTCCAGCGAACGCCCGGGCTTGGTCCATCGCATCGATAAAGATACTAGCGGACTTTTAGTGGTTGCAAAAACCGAGCAAGCCATGACGCATCTATCATTGCAATTTGCCGAAAAAACCAGCGAGCGCGAATATGTTGCCATTGTTTGGGGAAATATTGAAGAAGACGAAGGAACCGTAGAAGGCAACATTGGCCGACACCCAAAAAACAGACTCCAAAACACCGTTTTTCTGGGCGACGAAGCCGACAAAGGCAAACCCGCCATAACCCATTATAAGGTCCTCGAACGCTTGGGGTACGTAACCTTGGTGTCCTGTAAACTAGAAACCGGCCGTACCCACCAAATTCGTGTGCACATGAAACACATTGGGCACACCCTATTTAACGACGAACGTTACGGCGGCGAAAAAGTGCTCAAAGGAACCACCTTTACCAAGTACAAACAATTCGTAGAAAATTGCTTTAAAATATTACCCCGTCAGGCACTACACGCTAAAACTCTAGGTTTCGAACACCCTCGAACCGGCGAGTTTTTAAAATTCGAGGCGCCCATACCAGACGATATACAACAATGTATCGAAAAGTGGCGTAATTATGCCAAGCACCAAGAATTAGAAGATTAA
- a CDS encoding PASTA domain-containing protein, producing the protein MSIIKFLSSKVFLKQILLAALAIVLLTFILLKWLNITTNHGSFEIVPDLKGKSLSVATMEVEENNLVLQVQDSANYNPDYPKFSVIDQEPAAGNQVKDGRKIYITLNPSGYRKILVPDLKERTFRQAKPTLEALGFKIGKLKYVDNIAKDMVLKMEHKGKAISPGEKLPKTSVIDLVLGNGNRP; encoded by the coding sequence ATGAGTATTATTAAATTCCTTTCCAGCAAAGTTTTTTTAAAACAAATTTTGTTAGCTGCATTAGCCATTGTATTACTAACTTTTATTCTTTTAAAGTGGTTAAACATTACTACAAATCATGGTAGTTTTGAAATTGTTCCCGATTTAAAAGGAAAATCGCTAAGTGTTGCTACCATGGAGGTGGAAGAAAATAATTTAGTTTTACAAGTTCAAGATTCTGCGAATTACAATCCCGATTACCCGAAGTTTTCGGTCATCGATCAAGAGCCTGCTGCTGGAAATCAGGTTAAAGATGGCAGAAAAATATACATAACATTAAACCCATCTGGATACAGAAAAATTCTGGTTCCCGATTTAAAAGAACGTACCTTTAGACAAGCAAAACCAACATTAGAAGCCTTAGGTTTTAAAATTGGCAAATTAAAATATGTCGATAATATAGCCAAAGACATGGTTTTAAAAATGGAACACAAAGGTAAAGCCATTAGCCCGGGCGAAAAATTACCAAAAACATCGGTTATAGACCTGGTGTTGGGCAATGGAAACAGACCCTAA
- a CDS encoding D-alanine--D-alanine ligase — MKKNIAIIMGGYSSEYQISLTSGNVVYETLDPSKYNAYRIHIFKEKWVYVDANNTEFPIDKNDFSVTIDHKKISFDCVFNAIHGSPGEDGYMQGYFKLLGIPHTSCDMYQASITFNKRDCLSVLKPYGIKTAVSYFLNLGDVINEDAIIEQVGLPCFVKANKAGSSFGVSKAHKKEDLQKAIETAFKEDDEIIIESFLDGTEVSVGVITYKGETKVLPITEIVSENDFFDYEAKYLGKSQEITPARLTPKEEAKVSSIAKKVYEVLKMKGFSRSEYIFKNGEPHLLEVNTIPGLTRASILPQQAAAAGITLVDLFDNAIQEALK; from the coding sequence ATGAAAAAAAATATCGCCATTATCATGGGTGGATATTCTAGTGAATATCAAATCTCTTTAACCAGTGGAAATGTGGTTTACGAAACACTAGACCCCTCTAAATACAACGCATACCGTATTCATATTTTTAAAGAGAAATGGGTGTATGTAGATGCTAATAACACCGAATTCCCTATTGATAAAAACGATTTTTCTGTAACCATAGACCATAAAAAAATAAGCTTCGACTGTGTTTTTAATGCCATTCATGGTTCGCCCGGAGAAGATGGCTACATGCAAGGCTATTTTAAATTGCTTGGCATCCCGCACACCAGCTGCGATATGTATCAGGCCAGCATTACTTTTAATAAAAGAGATTGCTTAAGTGTTTTAAAACCTTATGGTATAAAAACGGCCGTATCTTATTTTCTAAATTTAGGTGATGTTATTAATGAAGATGCTATAATTGAACAGGTAGGTTTACCGTGTTTTGTAAAAGCAAACAAAGCTGGAAGTAGTTTTGGAGTGAGTAAAGCGCATAAAAAAGAAGACCTGCAAAAAGCTATTGAAACGGCTTTTAAGGAAGACGACGAAATTATTATAGAATCTTTTTTAGATGGCACCGAAGTTTCTGTGGGTGTTATTACCTATAAAGGCGAAACAAAAGTGCTACCTATTACCGAAATTGTGAGCGAAAATGATTTTTTTGATTATGAAGCGAAATATTTGGGGAAATCTCAGGAAATAACCCCGGCAAGATTAACCCCTAAAGAGGAAGCAAAAGTAAGCAGCATTGCCAAAAAAGTATATGAAGTTTTAAAAATGAAAGGTTTTAGCCGAAGCGAGTATATTTTTAAAAATGGAGAACCCCATTTATTGGAAGTTAATACCATTCCCGGATTAACAAGAGCTAGTATTTTACCTCAGCAAGCAGCGGCGGCAGGAATAACTTTGGTTGATTTGTTTGATAATGCGATTCAAGAAGCTTTAAAATAA
- the coaD gene encoding pantetheine-phosphate adenylyltransferase produces the protein MKRAIFPGSFDPITLGHYDIIKRGVTLFDEVIVAIGVNSEKKYMFSLDERKTFIEEAFANESKVKVVTYEGLTVDFCKSVHAEFILRGLRNPADFEFEKAIAHANRRLSTIETVFLLTSAKTSFISSSIVRDVIKNNGDYTKFVPESVRVK, from the coding sequence ATGAAACGCGCCATATTTCCGGGATCTTTCGACCCAATAACTTTGGGACATTACGACATTATTAAACGTGGTGTTACACTTTTTGATGAAGTGATTGTTGCCATTGGTGTTAATTCTGAAAAAAAATACATGTTCTCGCTAGATGAACGTAAAACCTTTATAGAAGAAGCTTTTGCCAATGAATCCAAAGTAAAAGTAGTTACTTATGAAGGTTTAACGGTCGATTTTTGCAAATCGGTTCACGCTGAATTTATATTACGTGGTTTACGCAATCCTGCCGATTTTGAGTTTGAAAAAGCCATTGCCCATGCCAACAGACGCTTATCGACAATTGAAACAGTATTTTTACTAACCTCGGCAAAAACATCGTTTATATCTTCGTCGATTGTGCGCGATGTTATAAAAAACAACGGCGACTACACGAAGTTTGTACCTGAAAGTGTTAGAGTAAAATAA